One Quadrisphaera sp. RL12-1S DNA segment encodes these proteins:
- a CDS encoding deoxyguanosinetriphosphate triphosphohydrolase, protein MRTEGRHDRGAHCEVDGEASGYGEHARARWAPEAPKSYKRSAFARDRARVLHSSALRRLGAKTQVVGPGSDDFARTRLTHSLEVAQVGRELGGALGCDPDVVDTACLSHDLGHPPFGHNGESALAQLTAAIGGFEGNAQTLRLLTRLEPKTRFPDGAGGGPAGLNLTRASLDATTKYPWHSGDDPRGVTRKFGVYASSTPGGGGGDDGDDAVFAWLRDGAPDRRRCIEAQVMDLSDDVAYSVHDLEDAVVAGRLDLRALASRDERGHIADAVRAWHLPDAADVEVDAALDRLLATPYWVDHYDGSWASLAALKDTTSQLIGRFCAAAEQATRAVAGPGPLTRYAADLVVPRATEVEIAVLKGVAAAFVLTSRDKASTYAEERQVVTDLVRALLETPHVMEPPFAAWHSQADDDAGRLRAVVDQVASLTDTSALAWHARLVMTYP, encoded by the coding sequence GTGCGGACCGAGGGCCGGCACGACCGCGGCGCGCACTGCGAGGTGGACGGCGAGGCCAGCGGCTACGGCGAGCACGCCCGAGCCCGCTGGGCCCCGGAGGCGCCCAAGAGCTACAAGCGCAGCGCGTTCGCCCGTGACCGCGCCCGCGTGCTGCACTCCTCGGCCCTGCGCCGCCTGGGCGCCAAGACCCAGGTGGTGGGTCCGGGCTCGGACGACTTCGCCCGCACCCGCCTCACGCACTCCCTCGAGGTGGCGCAGGTGGGGCGCGAGCTGGGCGGGGCGCTGGGCTGCGACCCGGACGTCGTCGACACCGCGTGCCTGTCCCACGACCTCGGCCACCCGCCGTTCGGCCACAACGGCGAGTCGGCGCTCGCGCAGCTCACCGCCGCCATCGGCGGCTTCGAGGGCAACGCCCAGACGCTGCGGCTGCTGACGCGCCTGGAGCCCAAGACCCGCTTCCCCGACGGCGCCGGCGGGGGCCCGGCCGGCCTCAACCTCACGCGGGCGAGCCTGGACGCGACCACCAAGTACCCGTGGCACTCCGGGGACGACCCGCGCGGTGTGACGCGCAAGTTCGGCGTCTACGCCAGCAGCACCCCCGGCGGCGGTGGCGGCGACGACGGCGACGACGCCGTGTTCGCGTGGCTGCGCGACGGGGCTCCCGACCGCCGCCGCTGCATCGAGGCGCAGGTCATGGACCTGTCCGACGACGTCGCGTACTCCGTGCACGACCTGGAGGACGCGGTGGTCGCGGGCCGGCTGGACCTGCGCGCGCTGGCCTCCCGAGACGAGCGCGGCCACATCGCGGACGCCGTGCGCGCCTGGCACCTGCCCGACGCCGCCGACGTCGAGGTGGACGCCGCCCTCGACCGGCTGCTGGCCACCCCGTACTGGGTGGACCACTACGACGGCTCCTGGGCGTCGCTGGCGGCCCTGAAGGACACCACCAGCCAGCTCATCGGCAGGTTCTGCGCCGCCGCGGAGCAGGCGACCCGCGCGGTGGCCGGCCCCGGGCCGCTGACCCGCTACGCCGCCGACCTCGTGGTGCCGCGCGCCACCGAGGTGGAGATCGCCGTCCTCAAGGGGGTCGCCGCCGCGTTCGTGCTGACCAGCCGGGACAAGGCCTCGACCTACGCCGAGGAGCGCCAGGTGGTCACCGACCTCGTGCGCGCGCTGCTGGAGACGCCGCACGTCATGGAGCCGCCCTTCGCGGCCTGGCACTCCCAGGCCGACGACGACGCCGGCCGCCTGCGCGCCGTCGTGGACCAGGTCGCCTCGCTCACCGACACCAGCGCCCTCGCCTGGCACGCCCGCCTGGTGATGACCTACCCCTGA
- the dusB gene encoding tRNA dihydrouridine synthase DusB, whose product MTTALDAPGQAGELAAPLLPPLRFGHHVVDVPVVLAPMAGVTNAPFRSLCREHGAGVYVSEMVTSRALVERTPESLRLVQHEPGASPRSVQLYGVDPTTVGAAVRMLVTEDLADHVDLNFGCPVPKVTRRGGGSALPWKSDLFRDVVRSAVRSAQRSSGPDVPVTVKMRKGIDPEHLTYLDAGRTAEAEGAAWVALHGRTAADGYAGTADWEAIARLKEAVTSVPVLGNGDVWSAEDAVRLVERSGCDGVVVGRGCLGRPWLFADLAAAMRGEPQRVRPGLRFVAETLRRHAELLVEHFGDELRGCREIRKHVAWYLKGYVVGGHLRAQLGLVDSLAALDALIDTLDLDQPHPGEAAEGSRGRTSPAPRVVLPEGWLDSRELDGAALDVVRAGELDPAATAGG is encoded by the coding sequence GTGACCACCGCACTCGACGCTCCTGGCCAGGCCGGTGAGCTGGCCGCGCCCCTGCTGCCGCCGCTGCGCTTCGGGCACCACGTCGTCGACGTCCCCGTGGTCCTCGCGCCGATGGCCGGGGTGACCAACGCCCCGTTCCGCAGCCTGTGCCGCGAGCACGGCGCCGGCGTCTACGTCTCGGAGATGGTCACCAGCCGGGCCCTGGTGGAGCGCACCCCGGAGAGCCTGCGGCTGGTGCAGCACGAGCCGGGCGCCAGCCCCCGCAGCGTGCAGCTCTACGGCGTCGACCCCACCACGGTGGGCGCCGCGGTGCGGATGCTCGTCACCGAGGACCTCGCCGACCACGTGGACCTCAACTTCGGCTGCCCGGTGCCCAAGGTGACGCGCCGCGGCGGTGGCTCGGCGCTGCCCTGGAAGAGCGACCTGTTCCGGGACGTGGTGCGCTCCGCCGTGCGCAGCGCCCAGCGCTCCAGCGGGCCCGACGTCCCGGTCACGGTGAAGATGCGCAAGGGCATCGACCCCGAGCACCTCACCTACCTCGACGCCGGCCGCACCGCCGAGGCCGAGGGCGCCGCGTGGGTGGCGCTGCACGGCCGCACCGCCGCGGACGGCTACGCCGGCACCGCCGACTGGGAGGCGATCGCCCGCCTCAAGGAGGCCGTGACCAGCGTGCCCGTGCTCGGCAACGGCGACGTCTGGTCCGCCGAGGACGCCGTGCGCCTGGTCGAGCGCAGCGGCTGCGACGGCGTGGTGGTCGGGCGCGGGTGCCTCGGGCGGCCGTGGCTGTTCGCCGACCTCGCGGCGGCGATGCGCGGGGAGCCCCAGCGGGTGCGCCCGGGCCTGCGCTTCGTGGCCGAGACCCTGCGCCGCCACGCCGAGCTGCTCGTGGAGCACTTCGGTGACGAGCTGCGCGGCTGCCGCGAGATCCGCAAGCACGTCGCCTGGTACCTCAAGGGCTACGTGGTGGGCGGGCACCTGCGCGCCCAGCTGGGCCTGGTCGACTCCCTGGCCGCGCTCGACGCGCTCATCGACACCCTCGACCTCGACCAGCCCCACCCGGGCGAGGCCGCCGAGGGCTCCCGCGGCCGCACCTCGCCCGCGCCGCGGGTGGTGCTGCCCGAGGGCTGGCTCGACTCCCGCGAGCTCGACGGCGCCGCCCTCGACGTGGTGCGCGCGGGTGAGCTCGACCCCGCCGCGACGGCGGGCGGGTAG
- a CDS encoding STAS domain-containing protein, translating to MSITTSTASQTGDLPGADDVAVVLVEGDLDIRTAPELREVLRGLLRPTGASAAQHVVVDLRRVTFIDSYALGVLVQGYKLSRAHRRTFELVSTGTRVASLFRITGMQHVMPLHPDVPSALHERRTARVG from the coding sequence ATGAGCATCACGACGAGCACGGCGAGCCAGACGGGCGACCTGCCCGGCGCCGACGACGTCGCCGTGGTGCTCGTCGAGGGGGACCTGGACATCCGGACCGCCCCGGAGCTGCGCGAGGTGCTGCGCGGGCTCCTGCGGCCCACCGGGGCCTCCGCCGCCCAGCACGTCGTGGTGGACCTGCGGCGAGTGACCTTCATCGACTCCTACGCGCTCGGCGTGCTGGTGCAGGGCTACAAGCTCTCCCGGGCCCACCGCCGCACCTTCGAGCTGGTCTCCACGGGCACCCGGGTGGCCAGCCTGTTCCGCATCACCGGCATGCAGCACGTCATGCCGCTGCACCCCGACGTGCCGTCGGCCCTGCACGAGCGGCGCACCGCCCGCGTGGGGTGA
- the lepB gene encoding signal peptidase I, whose amino-acid sequence MDHDDDDGRTATQAPLLRPRRPRRRRRRALAAVREAAVVVVAALVVSLLVTTFLARPFSIPSASMEPALLEGDRVLATPLVPGALPLQRGDVVVFADQRGWLDRGTGASSAAGAATGGASEQQRGPVGRAAVAVLVFLRVLPDPAQGHLVKRVVGLPGDHVVCCDAAGRTSVDGVALDETPYLQPGTDTTQVPFDVTVPAGQLWVMGDNRGNSRDSRYHQDSDGGFVAQGAVVGRVVLRAWPLDRLGWLPRHGEVYAAVPDPPAAR is encoded by the coding sequence GTGGACCACGACGACGACGACGGGCGCACCGCCACCCAGGCGCCGCTGCTGCGCCCGCGGCGCCCGCGCCGGCGTCGGCGCCGGGCGCTCGCCGCGGTCCGCGAGGCGGCCGTGGTGGTGGTCGCGGCCCTGGTGGTGTCGCTGCTGGTGACCACCTTCCTGGCGCGCCCGTTCTCCATCCCCAGCGCCTCCATGGAGCCGGCGCTGCTCGAGGGGGACCGGGTGCTCGCCACGCCGCTGGTGCCCGGCGCGCTGCCGCTGCAGCGCGGGGACGTGGTGGTCTTCGCGGACCAGCGCGGCTGGCTGGACCGCGGCACCGGCGCCTCCTCCGCCGCGGGTGCCGCGACCGGCGGTGCGTCTGAGCAGCAGCGCGGACCGGTGGGCCGGGCCGCCGTCGCCGTCCTCGTCTTCCTGCGGGTGCTGCCCGACCCCGCCCAGGGCCACCTCGTGAAGCGGGTCGTCGGGCTGCCCGGGGACCACGTGGTCTGCTGCGACGCCGCAGGACGGACGTCCGTGGACGGCGTCGCCCTCGACGAGACGCCCTACCTGCAGCCGGGGACCGACACCACGCAGGTGCCGTTCGACGTGACGGTGCCCGCCGGGCAGCTGTGGGTGATGGGCGACAACCGCGGGAACTCCCGCGACTCCCGCTACCACCAGGACTCCGACGGCGGCTTCGTCGCGCAGGGCGCCGTGGTCGGACGGGTGGTGCTGCGGGCGTGGCCGCTGGACCGGCTCGGCTGGCTGCCGCGCCACGGCGAGGTCTACGCCGCCGTCCCCGACCCGCCTGCGGCGCGCTGA
- a CDS encoding MDR family MFS transporter, with protein sequence MLSTALVAIDATVIATAVPSVVAELGGFAQFPWLFSAYLLAQAVTVPVFGKLADVFGRKPVMLVGIGLFLLGSVLCGAAWSMGSLIAFRAVQGLGAGAVQPMSMTIVGDVYSVAERAKVQGYIASVWGVSSVVGPTLGGVFSEYTSWRWIFLINIPLCLVAAAAIGWRFHEQRERRRAQVDVLGATLLTAALTLLVLGVLEGGQAWAWASAPGVGVFAAGALLLALFAVVERRAADPVVPLHLLRRRLLVATSAASACIGAALLALTSYVPTYVQVSLGTGPLVAGFALAALTLGWPVSASQSGRLYLRFGMRSTALVGAVVVLAGAGMLLLLDASSSVALVAGASFVIGLGMGLSASPTLIAAQSAVGWGERGVVTGLNMFARSAGSAVGIAVFGAVVNASLGGRSADSGTVAPAELADAVHLVFVGVVALAVVLLLAVLLMPGDRPAPRRDQEPDPDASALAA encoded by the coding sequence ATGCTGTCCACGGCCCTCGTGGCCATCGACGCCACCGTCATCGCCACCGCGGTGCCCTCCGTGGTGGCCGAGCTGGGCGGCTTCGCCCAGTTCCCGTGGCTCTTCAGCGCCTACCTGCTCGCCCAGGCCGTCACCGTGCCGGTGTTCGGCAAGCTGGCCGACGTCTTCGGGCGCAAGCCCGTGATGCTGGTCGGCATCGGCCTGTTCCTGCTCGGGTCGGTGCTGTGCGGCGCCGCGTGGAGCATGGGATCGCTCATCGCCTTCCGCGCCGTGCAGGGCCTGGGCGCCGGCGCGGTGCAGCCGATGTCCATGACCATCGTCGGGGACGTCTACTCCGTGGCCGAGCGCGCGAAGGTCCAGGGCTACATCGCCAGCGTGTGGGGCGTCTCGTCCGTGGTGGGACCGACCCTGGGCGGGGTGTTCTCCGAGTACACGAGCTGGCGGTGGATCTTCCTCATCAACATCCCCCTGTGCCTGGTGGCGGCCGCCGCCATCGGCTGGCGCTTCCACGAGCAGCGCGAGCGGCGACGGGCCCAGGTCGACGTCCTCGGGGCGACCCTCCTCACGGCGGCGCTGACGCTGCTCGTGCTGGGCGTGCTCGAGGGCGGCCAGGCGTGGGCGTGGGCGTCGGCGCCGGGCGTGGGCGTCTTCGCCGCCGGCGCGCTGCTGCTGGCGCTGTTCGCGGTGGTGGAGCGCCGCGCCGCGGACCCGGTGGTGCCGCTGCACCTGCTGCGCCGCCGCCTGCTCGTGGCCACCAGCGCCGCGTCGGCGTGCATCGGGGCGGCGCTGCTCGCCCTGACCTCCTACGTGCCGACGTACGTGCAGGTCAGCCTCGGCACCGGCCCGCTGGTGGCGGGCTTCGCGCTCGCCGCGCTGACCCTCGGGTGGCCGGTCTCGGCCTCCCAGTCCGGACGCCTGTACCTGCGCTTCGGGATGCGCTCCACCGCGCTCGTCGGGGCGGTGGTGGTGCTGGCCGGTGCGGGGATGCTCCTGCTGCTCGACGCCTCCTCCAGCGTCGCGCTGGTGGCCGGGGCCTCCTTCGTCATCGGCCTGGGCATGGGGCTGTCCGCGTCCCCCACCCTCATCGCCGCGCAGTCCGCCGTCGGCTGGGGCGAGCGCGGGGTGGTGACGGGCCTGAACATGTTCGCCCGCTCCGCCGGCAGCGCGGTGGGCATCGCCGTGTTCGGGGCGGTGGTCAACGCGAGCCTGGGCGGCCGCTCGGCCGACTCCGGCACCGTGGCCCCGGCCGAGCTCGCCGACGCCGTCCACCTGGTCTTCGTCGGGGTGGTGGCCCTGGCGGTGGTGCTGCTGCTCGCCGTCCTCCTCATGCCGGGGGACCGGCCGGCCCCCCGGCGTGACCAGGAGCCCGACCCGGACGCCTCAGCCCTGGCCGCCTGA
- a CDS encoding response regulator transcription factor has product MTSLRLLLADDQALVRGALAALLQLESDLDVVAEVSRGDEVVAVVREHRPDVALLDVEMPGLDGIAATAAVRAACPGTRVLVVTTFGRPGYLRRAMEAGASGFVVKDTPARELADAVRRVAAGLRVVDPALAAESLAAGTSPLTERETQVLRAARDGGTAADLAFALGLSEGTVRNHLSAAIGKTGARTRAEAVRLAEANGWLLG; this is encoded by the coding sequence ATGACCTCGCTGCGGCTGCTGCTCGCCGACGACCAGGCCCTCGTCCGCGGCGCGCTCGCCGCGCTGCTGCAGCTGGAGAGCGACCTCGACGTCGTCGCCGAGGTGTCGCGCGGTGACGAGGTGGTGGCGGTCGTGCGCGAGCACCGCCCCGACGTCGCCCTGCTCGACGTGGAGATGCCCGGCCTGGACGGCATCGCGGCCACCGCCGCGGTGCGCGCCGCCTGCCCGGGCACGCGCGTGCTCGTGGTCACCACCTTCGGCCGCCCGGGCTACCTGCGCCGCGCGATGGAGGCCGGCGCCTCGGGCTTCGTGGTCAAGGACACCCCCGCCCGGGAGCTGGCCGACGCCGTCCGCCGCGTGGCCGCGGGGCTGCGCGTGGTGGACCCGGCGCTGGCGGCGGAGAGCCTGGCCGCCGGCACGAGCCCGCTCACGGAGCGGGAGACGCAGGTGCTGCGCGCCGCCCGCGACGGCGGCACCGCGGCCGACCTGGCGTTCGCCCTGGGGCTGTCCGAGGGCACCGTCCGCAACCACCTCTCGGCGGCCATCGGCAAGACCGGGGCCCGCACCCGGGCGGAGGCGGTGCGGCTGGCCGAGGCGAACGGCTGGCTGCTCGGCTGA
- a CDS encoding sensor histidine kinase: protein MRTSAPAAAATAAAAGVAPSSSASSSASSSAPLSPPTPPSRAARRWRRWGWLMAAVWLVFLLNPLLPALRNPDRASGTVSVVAVLAFAALYLWSLAFRDRQRDAYGWALEQEPRVAWTTFASLVVLSALSFVGAGVDGAATFVFLAVYAIFALPRVAGVVISLGIVVGCLLAPFADPRLGDLDSIALSTALAGTTIFGVTATARRGRQLALAQQDLARLAVVEERGRVARDLHDLLGHSLTVVTLKAQLASRLLETGDEAARERARAEVDEVERLSRDALADVRAALAGYREASLGTELAGARQALAAAGITAHLPASVDAELPAELREVFAWAVREGVTNVVRHSRASECWVELSSVELVVSDDGRGPARSADGAPDGSGLGGLAERARRAGARVSTGRSSAGGFRLAVTVPGPAAVDVADDDEGGRA, encoded by the coding sequence GTGAGGACGAGCGCCCCGGCCGCCGCAGCCACCGCTGCCGCGGCCGGCGTCGCGCCGTCGTCGTCGGCGTCGTCGTCGGCGTCGTCGTCGGCACCCCTGTCGCCCCCGACGCCCCCGTCGCGCGCGGCGCGGCGGTGGCGCCGCTGGGGCTGGCTCATGGCGGCGGTCTGGCTGGTGTTCCTCCTCAACCCGCTGCTGCCGGCGCTGCGCAACCCCGACCGGGCCTCCGGGACCGTCTCGGTGGTGGCGGTCCTCGCCTTCGCCGCGCTCTACCTGTGGTCGCTGGCGTTCCGCGACCGCCAGCGCGACGCCTACGGGTGGGCGCTGGAGCAGGAGCCGCGGGTCGCGTGGACCACCTTCGCCTCGCTCGTCGTGCTGTCGGCCCTGTCGTTCGTGGGTGCCGGCGTCGACGGCGCGGCGACCTTCGTCTTCCTGGCCGTCTACGCGATCTTCGCGCTGCCGCGGGTGGCGGGGGTCGTCATCTCCCTCGGCATCGTGGTCGGCTGCCTGCTCGCGCCGTTCGCGGACCCGCGCCTGGGAGACCTCGACTCCATCGCCCTGTCCACCGCCCTGGCCGGCACCACCATCTTCGGGGTCACCGCCACCGCCCGCCGCGGCCGCCAGCTGGCCCTGGCCCAGCAGGACCTCGCGCGCCTGGCCGTGGTGGAAGAGCGCGGCCGCGTGGCCCGCGACCTGCACGACCTCCTCGGCCACTCCCTCACGGTGGTGACGCTCAAGGCGCAGCTCGCCTCGCGCCTGCTGGAGACCGGTGACGAGGCCGCCCGGGAGCGCGCCAGGGCGGAGGTGGACGAGGTGGAGCGCCTCTCGCGGGACGCCCTGGCGGACGTCCGCGCGGCGCTGGCCGGGTACCGCGAGGCCAGCCTGGGCACCGAGCTGGCCGGCGCCCGCCAGGCCCTCGCCGCCGCCGGCATCACCGCGCACCTGCCCGCCAGCGTCGACGCCGAGCTGCCCGCCGAGCTGCGGGAGGTGTTCGCGTGGGCCGTGCGCGAGGGCGTCACCAACGTGGTCCGCCACTCCCGCGCCTCGGAGTGCTGGGTGGAGCTGTCGTCGGTGGAGCTGGTGGTCAGCGACGACGGCCGCGGCCCCGCGCGATCCGCCGACGGCGCACCGGACGGCAGCGGGCTCGGCGGCCTGGCCGAGCGCGCCCGGCGCGCCGGGGCGCGGGTCAGCACGGGCCGCTCCAGCGCGGGCGGCTTCCGCCTCGCCGTCACGGTCCCCGGACCCGCCGCCGTCGACGTCGCCGACGACGACGAGGGCGGGCGCGCATGA
- a CDS encoding ABC transporter permease — MTTTTATTTATTTALTTTGAVRRPLVNPTYVRLELRRLLRNRRTLVFSVVLPVVFVLSFSGAQSDPQGKAYVAVNFAVYGAMVAAAVTGAAVSIERSTGWSRQLRLTPLRPAAQVVTKVLTALVLAALPVVVVLAVGAVMGGRLPAGDWAVAALAAWLGAVPFAALGLAVGYLVPAENAMQVVGAGMSLLAMVGGLFVPLSIFGTTMRHIAALTPAWGPSVLARHPFAHESSVAAGAASLVVWALLFGAAAAWLFRRDTARV; from the coding sequence ATGACCACCACCACGGCCACCACGACGGCCACCACGACGGCGCTGACGACGACGGGCGCGGTGCGCCGCCCGCTGGTCAACCCGACCTACGTCCGCCTCGAGCTGCGGCGGCTCCTGCGCAACCGGCGCACCCTCGTCTTCAGCGTGGTGCTCCCGGTGGTGTTCGTCCTGAGCTTCTCCGGCGCGCAGTCCGACCCGCAGGGCAAGGCGTACGTGGCGGTCAACTTCGCCGTCTACGGCGCGATGGTCGCCGCGGCGGTCACCGGAGCCGCCGTCTCCATCGAGCGCAGCACGGGCTGGAGCCGCCAGCTGCGCCTCACGCCGCTGCGCCCCGCCGCCCAGGTGGTCACCAAGGTCCTGACGGCGCTGGTGCTGGCGGCGCTGCCCGTCGTCGTCGTCCTGGCGGTGGGGGCCGTCATGGGCGGCCGCCTGCCCGCGGGGGACTGGGCCGTGGCCGCGCTCGCCGCGTGGCTGGGCGCCGTCCCGTTCGCGGCGCTCGGGCTGGCCGTCGGCTACCTCGTGCCCGCGGAGAACGCGATGCAGGTGGTGGGTGCTGGGATGTCGCTGCTGGCGATGGTGGGCGGCCTCTTCGTCCCGCTGTCGATCTTCGGGACGACGATGCGGCACATCGCCGCCCTCACCCCCGCGTGGGGCCCCAGCGTGCTGGCCCGCCACCCCTTCGCCCACGAGTCGAGCGTCGCTGCCGGCGCGGCCAGCCTGGTGGTGTGGGCACTGCTGTTCGGCGCCGCCGCGGCCTGGCTGTTCCGCCGCGACACCGCCCGCGTGTGA
- a CDS encoding ABC transporter ATP-binding protein, with the protein MSTATTTARGAQPRGTARAAHPAAPAPGAPALLLRGLTQRFGAVTAVDGIDLRIEPGEVVAFLGPNGAGKTSTLDVVLGLAQPTSGTVEVCGTTPRDAVDRGWISAVMQTGGLLKDLTVAETVQLTASLFASHQPLYAVMERAGIAGIAGRRVGKCSGGEQQRLRFALALLPDPRLLVLDEPTTGMDVEGRRAFWGAIQADAAKGRTVVFATHYLEEADAYADRVVLVSRGRVVADGTAAQVRAMSSGRTVRATWPGATPAEVDRLGDLDGVESVSLAGSTVTAHTTDSDALARHLLTRTPSRDLEVTSRGLEDTFVALTQPTTGTPSTSQEQR; encoded by the coding sequence ATGAGCACAGCGACCACCACCGCGCGGGGCGCGCAGCCCCGGGGGACCGCGCGCGCGGCCCACCCCGCAGCCCCCGCCCCCGGCGCCCCGGCCCTCCTCCTGCGCGGTCTCACCCAGCGCTTCGGCGCGGTCACCGCCGTCGACGGCATCGACCTGCGCATCGAGCCCGGAGAGGTGGTGGCCTTCCTCGGGCCGAACGGCGCCGGCAAGACCAGCACCCTCGACGTGGTGCTCGGCCTGGCCCAGCCCACCTCGGGCACCGTGGAGGTGTGCGGCACCACGCCGCGCGACGCGGTGGACCGGGGGTGGATCTCCGCGGTCATGCAGACCGGCGGCCTGCTCAAGGACCTCACCGTGGCCGAGACGGTGCAGCTCACCGCGAGCCTGTTCGCCAGCCACCAGCCGCTGTACGCCGTCATGGAGCGCGCCGGCATCGCGGGGATCGCCGGCCGCCGGGTGGGGAAGTGCTCCGGCGGTGAGCAGCAGCGGCTGCGCTTCGCCCTGGCGCTCCTGCCCGACCCGCGCCTGCTCGTGCTCGACGAGCCCACCACCGGGATGGACGTCGAGGGCCGCCGCGCCTTCTGGGGCGCCATCCAGGCGGATGCGGCCAAGGGCCGCACCGTGGTCTTCGCGACCCACTACCTCGAGGAGGCCGACGCCTACGCCGACCGCGTGGTGCTGGTCAGCCGCGGGCGCGTGGTGGCCGACGGCACCGCCGCGCAGGTGCGCGCCATGTCCTCCGGTCGCACGGTGCGCGCCACCTGGCCGGGCGCCACCCCCGCGGAGGTGGACCGCCTCGGCGACCTGGACGGCGTCGAGTCCGTCTCCCTGGCGGGCAGCACCGTCACGGCGCACACCACCGACTCCGACGCCCTGGCCCGCCACCTGCTCACCCGGACCCCGAGCCGTGACCTCGAGGTCACGTCCCGCGGCCTGGAGGACACCTTCGTGGCCCTCACCCAGCCCACCACCGGCACCCCCAGCACCTCGCAGGAGCAGCGATGA
- a CDS encoding response regulator, whose amino-acid sequence MSGAVRVLVVEDEAVLAAAHAQYVTGVRGLVLAGTAGTVRDAVAVLRAAPREAPVDLVLLDLDLPDGHGLDLVRSLRAARWTGDVIAVTSTRDLHAVRAAVSLGVVQYLLKPFTRRSFEEKLTRYLDFRAQLHGDDAREAPLDQGDVDRAFAALRSSAGAALPSGLAPETLEAVRRAVTAAGPAVGASASEVAATCGTSRVTARRYLEHLTEAGELERHQRYGGTGRPEVEYRLARAR is encoded by the coding sequence GTGAGCGGTGCGGTGCGGGTGCTGGTCGTGGAGGACGAGGCGGTCCTGGCGGCAGCGCACGCCCAGTACGTCACCGGGGTGCGGGGCCTGGTGCTGGCGGGCACCGCGGGGACGGTCCGCGACGCGGTCGCCGTGCTGAGGGCCGCCCCCCGCGAGGCGCCGGTGGACCTCGTGCTGCTCGACCTCGACCTGCCCGACGGGCACGGGCTCGACCTGGTGCGCTCCCTGCGGGCCGCCCGCTGGACCGGTGACGTCATCGCCGTCACGTCCACCCGCGACCTGCACGCCGTGCGCGCGGCCGTCTCCCTGGGCGTGGTGCAGTACCTGCTCAAGCCGTTCACCCGCCGCTCCTTCGAGGAGAAGCTGACCCGCTACCTCGACTTCCGCGCCCAGCTGCACGGCGACGACGCGCGCGAGGCCCCGCTGGACCAGGGCGACGTCGACCGCGCCTTCGCCGCCCTGCGCAGCAGCGCCGGGGCGGCCCTGCCCTCAGGGCTGGCGCCGGAGACCCTGGAGGCGGTGCGCCGAGCGGTCACCGCGGCGGGTCCCGCGGTGGGCGCCTCCGCCTCGGAGGTGGCGGCCACGTGCGGCACCTCCCGGGTCACCGCCCGTCGCTACCTGGAGCACCTCACGGAGGCCGGTGAGCTCGAGCGGCACCAGCGCTACGGCGGCACGGGCCGCCCGGAGGTCGAGTACCGGCTGGCCCGCGCCCGCTGA